The Bacteroidales bacterium genome window below encodes:
- a CDS encoding carboxypeptidase-like regulatory domain-containing protein, which yields MLRRLVIVCFGLLVSATIFAQSGTLQGKVIDATTGEAIAFANVSIEANGQVITGGMTDFDGKFVIKPIPAGTYDVKASYVGYHPLQYRGVKIMAGKITFQDFRISPAVQQLQEVEVKEYKVPLISKDQTQSGGSVTDKEIAKMPGRSAEAVATTVGGVYSERGEVGSIRGARAEATVYIIDGVKVRGTTALPKSATAQVDVIMGGIPAKYGDVTGGIISITTKEPSRETHGSVELSTSKFLDPYGYYLAEGSITGPLFSKKYKDPYDSTKTKKDVKAGYFLTASFNYEKDNAPSVIGIWKAKDGVVDDLLANPYRTNETGFGTLLNAEFLGSDKFEKVKARSDVSQKQMMLQGKVDFKLSKNVSLTVGATYDHQQNRLFSYANTLFNSNNNGEAIDNTLRGFVRFTQKFQSADEKENATALIKNAYYQLQLDYNYFNEIVQDPRHKDQLFNYGYVGKFTTTQVRSYSYTDTVPGYSSGVWQHDGFRDLRYSFTPSDINPDLAAYTSYYYSLYDPMSFMYSNSVLVEAGGGLLNGQAPRSVYGLYTSPGTPYNQYYKLNQTQYRVSANGSADVKDHEISLGFEFEQRDDRYFGVSPMALWTYGRAFTNAHILELDKANPHPVYDANGVFQDTIWYDRLYSAATQYQFDQKLREALGMPINGTNWIDFDSYDPSIYKIDFFSADELLNNGNILVTYYGFDAHGKKLSGKPTLNDFFTKKDENGRYLREIPSFQPIYGAAYIQDKFAFNDLIFNIGVRVDRFDANQMVLKDPFSLYETKKLSEVSGSLNPNGAHPGNMPSDAVVYADDVANPSKITGYRVGTNIQDAKWYDANGTQVNDPSLISSANGMAPILADPQAGMTVKAFKDYEPQINVMPRVAFSFPISDVALFFAHYDILTKRPSGYVRMNPIEYLYIIQQGSDAINNPDLKTEKTIDYELGFQQKLSNTSSLKLSVFYREMRDMIQVQYVNGAYPVRYMTYTNIDFGTVKGLTVGYDLRRTGNVTLRINYTLQFANGTGSNAETSKALIQTGQPNLRATIPLDFDQRHAISGNLDYRFASGPAYNGPKWFGMDFLQNTGANFTINYGTGSPYSKRDLNTGYLVGSLNGARKPARLTINARFDKDIEIKYGAEKNKTAGLNVYLEINNLLNNKGILNVYETTGNANDDGYLSNAKNQVTINSQVDPTAYRNYYTMYINYPYNYSFARTIRLGVLFSF from the coding sequence ATGTTGCGAAGGTTAGTTATAGTTTGTTTTGGTTTGCTGGTTTCGGCTACCATTTTTGCACAATCTGGAACTTTACAAGGTAAAGTGATTGATGCTACCACGGGTGAGGCAATTGCATTTGCTAACGTTTCTATCGAAGCAAATGGTCAAGTAATTACTGGTGGTATGACCGATTTTGATGGAAAGTTTGTAATTAAACCTATTCCTGCTGGAACTTATGATGTTAAAGCATCATATGTGGGGTATCATCCTTTACAATATAGGGGTGTGAAAATTATGGCTGGTAAAATTACATTCCAAGATTTTCGAATCTCGCCTGCTGTTCAACAACTGCAAGAAGTAGAAGTTAAAGAATATAAAGTTCCTTTAATTAGCAAAGACCAAACCCAATCGGGCGGTAGTGTTACCGATAAAGAAATAGCCAAAATGCCCGGACGTTCGGCAGAAGCCGTAGCAACCACCGTAGGGGGAGTATATAGCGAACGTGGTGAAGTGGGGAGTATTCGTGGTGCTCGTGCCGAAGCTACCGTATACATTATAGATGGTGTTAAGGTTCGTGGTACTACAGCATTACCTAAATCAGCAACAGCACAGGTTGACGTTATTATGGGTGGGATCCCTGCTAAATATGGCGACGTAACGGGCGGTATTATTAGTATTACAACTAAGGAACCTTCGCGTGAAACACATGGATCAGTAGAATTATCAACATCAAAATTTCTTGACCCTTATGGCTATTATTTAGCTGAAGGTTCAATTACAGGACCTTTATTCTCAAAAAAATATAAAGATCCCTACGATTCTACCAAAACGAAAAAAGATGTAAAAGCCGGTTATTTTTTAACAGCTTCTTTTAATTACGAAAAAGATAATGCTCCTTCGGTTATTGGTATTTGGAAAGCCAAAGATGGAGTTGTCGATGATCTTTTAGCCAATCCTTATAGAACCAACGAAACAGGATTCGGTACATTATTAAATGCTGAATTTTTAGGTAGTGATAAATTCGAAAAGGTTAAAGCACGCTCCGATGTATCGCAAAAACAAATGATGTTACAAGGTAAGGTAGATTTTAAGTTATCTAAAAATGTAAGTTTAACGGTGGGTGCTACCTACGATCATCAGCAAAATCGTTTGTTTAGTTACGCTAATACCTTATTTAATTCAAATAACAATGGCGAAGCAATCGACAATACCTTACGAGGATTTGTACGTTTTACACAAAAGTTCCAAAGTGCTGACGAAAAAGAAAATGCTACTGCACTTATTAAAAATGCCTATTATCAGTTACAATTAGACTATAATTATTTCAACGAAATTGTACAAGACCCTCGTCATAAAGATCAATTATTTAATTATGGGTATGTTGGTAAATTTACAACTACACAAGTCCGTTCTTATTCATATACCGATACGGTTCCCGGATACTCTTCTGGAGTTTGGCAACACGATGGTTTCAGAGATTTAAGATATTCATTTACTCCTTCCGATATTAACCCCGACTTAGCCGCTTATACTTCTTACTATTATTCATTGTACGATCCGATGAGCTTTATGTACTCAAATTCAGTATTGGTTGAGGCTGGTGGTGGCTTATTAAATGGACAAGCACCTCGAAGTGTTTATGGACTTTACACATCGCCAGGAACTCCATATAATCAATATTATAAACTTAATCAAACACAATATCGTGTTTCTGCCAATGGCTCTGCCGACGTGAAAGATCATGAAATATCATTAGGTTTCGAATTTGAACAACGCGATGACCGTTATTTTGGTGTTAGTCCCATGGCCTTATGGACATATGGACGAGCATTTACCAATGCACACATACTAGAGTTAGACAAAGCGAATCCTCACCCTGTATACGATGCCAATGGAGTATTTCAAGATACAATATGGTACGATCGTCTTTATTCTGCTGCTACTCAATATCAATTCGACCAAAAACTCCGCGAAGCATTAGGAATGCCTATCAATGGTACCAATTGGATTGATTTTGACTCTTACGATCCATCTATTTATAAAATCGATTTTTTCAGCGCTGATGAGTTATTAAATAATGGTAATATCCTTGTTACTTATTACGGCTTCGATGCTCATGGTAAAAAATTATCAGGCAAACCTACCTTAAACGATTTCTTTACCAAAAAAGATGAAAATGGTCGTTATTTACGCGAAATACCTTCATTCCAACCTATTTATGGTGCTGCCTATATACAAGATAAATTTGCTTTTAACGACCTTATATTTAATATAGGTGTTCGCGTTGACCGTTTTGATGCAAACCAAATGGTATTAAAAGACCCATTCTCATTATATGAAACTAAAAAATTAAGCGAAGTATCAGGTAGTTTAAATCCTAATGGAGCACACCCAGGCAATATGCCTTCAGATGCAGTTGTTTACGCCGACGATGTGGCCAATCCATCAAAAATTACTGGATATAGGGTAGGAACTAATATACAAGATGCTAAATGGTACGATGCTAATGGTACTCAAGTTAACGACCCATCGTTAATATCTTCAGCAAATGGCATGGCACCTATATTAGCCGACCCACAAGCAGGTATGACCGTTAAAGCCTTTAAGGACTATGAACCTCAAATCAATGTAATGCCACGTGTTGCATTCTCGTTTCCAATTTCTGACGTTGCTTTGTTCTTCGCTCATTACGATATTCTTACCAAACGTCCAAGTGGCTATGTGCGTATGAACCCTATCGAATACCTATACATTATACAACAAGGTTCTGATGCTATTAACAATCCTGACTTAAAAACAGAAAAAACCATCGATTATGAGTTAGGGTTCCAACAAAAATTATCCAATACTTCATCATTAAAATTATCAGTATTTTATCGCGAAATGCGTGATATGATACAAGTACAATATGTAAATGGAGCTTATCCTGTTCGATATATGACATATACGAATATCGACTTTGGAACCGTAAAAGGATTAACCGTTGGTTATGATTTACGTAGAACAGGTAATGTTACTTTACGTATTAATTATACATTGCAATTTGCTAATGGTACTGGTTCAAATGCCGAAACAAGTAAAGCACTTATCCAAACAGGACAACCAAACCTAAGAGCTACCATTCCACTTGATTTTGACCAACGTCATGCTATTAGCGGAAACTTAGATTATCGCTTTGCCAGTGGCCCTGCATACAATGGACCAAAATGGTTTGGTATGGACTTCTTACAAAATACAGGTGCTAACTTTACAATTAATTATGGAACCGGAAGTCCCTATAGCAAACGCGATTTAAATACGGGTTATTTAGTAGGATCGCTTAATGGTGCTCGCAAACCAGCACGCTTAACCATTAATGCTCGCTTTGATAAAGATATTGAAATTAAATATGGAGCTGAAAAAAATAAAACTGCTGGACTCAATGTTTATCTAGAAATCAATAATTTATTAAACAATAAAGGTATTCTTAATGTTTACGAAACCACTGGTAATGCAAACGATGATGGATATTTATCTAACGCAAAAAATCAAGTAACAATTAATTCACAAGTTGACCCAACTGCATACAGAAATTATTATACTATGTATATTAATTATCCATATAACTATTCGTTTGCACGCACTATTCGTTTAGGTGTTTTATTTAGTTTTTAA
- a CDS encoding T9SS type A sorting domain-containing protein: MKKFLLFVSACFISMNFLMAQPTIPNNGFEQWTDTITPNSWGTTNLNLGFFSYAPVTQTTDKHTGSYAMKLKTINASLLGLLPGIAVTGNIDLLGGSGITGGVPMTVKPESFSGWFKYNSVNGDTMVIAVIMTKWNGTSRDTIGMAGVMTNQSVTDYTPFNQPIQYDPPTVVPDTFQVICVSSAGYAPQENSTLYVDDLSFVGTLGEKMPLAMFMQKVYPNPSDGLFNLTLGDQSVYTVKVYNMMGQKIYERDNVVHQQLIDLKGYSKGIYYIEVNNGEYRRSHKVTIE, translated from the coding sequence ATGAAAAAATTTTTACTTTTTGTTTCTGCATGCTTTATTAGCATGAATTTCTTAATGGCTCAGCCAACTATTCCAAATAATGGCTTTGAGCAATGGACCGATACTATTACACCCAATAGTTGGGGAACAACAAATCTAAATTTAGGTTTTTTTTCATATGCTCCAGTTACTCAAACAACCGATAAACATACGGGGTCATATGCAATGAAATTAAAAACCATAAATGCCTCATTATTAGGATTATTGCCGGGTATTGCGGTAACAGGAAACATAGACTTACTGGGAGGTTCTGGTATAACTGGTGGAGTTCCAATGACCGTAAAACCCGAATCTTTTTCAGGTTGGTTTAAATACAATAGTGTGAATGGCGATACCATGGTTATTGCAGTTATTATGACCAAATGGAATGGAACTTCGCGCGATACTATAGGCATGGCAGGAGTTATGACCAATCAATCGGTTACCGATTATACACCATTTAATCAACCCATTCAATATGATCCACCTACAGTTGTGCCCGATACTTTTCAAGTTATTTGTGTTTCTTCTGCCGGCTATGCACCACAAGAAAATTCAACACTATATGTTGATGATTTAAGTTTTGTTGGAACTTTAGGCGAAAAAATGCCACTAGCCATGTTTATGCAAAAGGTATATCCCAATCCTTCTGATGGTTTATTTAATTTAACTTTAGGCGATCAAAGCGTATATACCGTTAAAGTATATAATATGATGGGACAAAAAATATACGAAAGAGATAATGTAGTTCATCAACAATTAATCGACCTTAAAGGGTATTCTAAAGGAATTTATTATATCGAAGTAAATAATGGTGAATATAGACGTTCGCATAAAGTTACTATCGAATAA
- a CDS encoding glycosyltransferase family 39 protein: MIPKKWFTFIAIIVIVLYAHTLHFPHLLYWDNANYSYTHHPIIQQLNINHLISYFTQSFDNHYHPLTLISLSVDYSLGHGKPIYFRLTNLILYIGIVLFLFVFILKLLKNLKATLFVTLFYAIHPFNVESIVWISERKNLLFMFFLLPSLIYYIRYIEEPKRKYIGISCFFFILSLLSKSQGLPLVGLLFIVDYIKQRSFNKYLFFEKIPYLVIGTIFLFFMFYFHVPENFVRTHPHQFSDYFFSGFRNIFFYIYKTFIPFNFSPFYPYPQNPTASYWYFPLLFILILFLLLKYFKTNRLFIAGIAFYIISIFPLLKFFSIPYGNYIAADRHMILPLIGLSVVAWSIIEQKANRPFLKYTYFAFLLILFISTYYYSSQWQNSKHFYSYLIKQYPQVISGWGNRGRLFLKEHKYKLAIQDFKQALKLKSDNSNLNINLGLAYVHLNQFDSAYYYFSEAIRCDSSNFKAYSNRALTLIKLNKPNEALIDITSCVILQPNFAEGWFNKALIEFRLHYYQQAIESLKQSRNLKMDERKIVLLEEQITSEMKKLNHSSFY, from the coding sequence ATGATACCCAAAAAGTGGTTTACATTCATAGCGATTATAGTTATAGTATTGTATGCACATACATTACATTTTCCACATTTGCTTTATTGGGACAATGCTAATTATTCTTATACGCATCATCCAATTATTCAACAACTTAACATCAATCATCTTATTTCATATTTTACACAAAGCTTCGACAACCATTACCATCCTTTAACACTCATAAGCCTTTCAGTTGATTATTCATTGGGGCATGGAAAGCCCATTTATTTTAGACTTACAAACCTTATCTTATATATTGGAATTGTTTTATTTCTTTTCGTTTTTATTTTAAAACTATTAAAAAACTTAAAGGCAACTTTATTTGTAACGCTTTTTTATGCTATTCATCCTTTTAATGTGGAATCGATTGTTTGGATTTCTGAGCGTAAAAATTTACTTTTTATGTTTTTTCTTTTACCGTCGCTTATATATTATATAAGGTATATTGAAGAGCCAAAACGGAAATATATTGGCATTAGTTGCTTTTTTTTCATTTTAAGCTTATTATCAAAATCGCAAGGCTTACCGCTAGTGGGATTACTATTTATTGTTGATTATATAAAACAAAGGTCATTTAATAAATATTTATTTTTTGAAAAAATACCATACTTAGTTATAGGAACTATTTTTTTGTTTTTTATGTTTTATTTTCATGTTCCAGAAAACTTTGTTAGAACCCATCCTCACCAATTTAGCGATTATTTTTTTAGTGGCTTTCGTAATATCTTTTTTTATATCTATAAAACTTTTATCCCCTTTAATTTTTCACCATTTTACCCGTATCCACAAAATCCAACTGCATCTTATTGGTATTTTCCTTTATTGTTTATTTTGATTTTATTCTTATTATTAAAATATTTTAAAACGAATCGTCTTTTTATAGCAGGTATTGCATTTTATATAATTAGTATTTTCCCATTGTTAAAGTTTTTTTCTATTCCTTATGGAAACTATATAGCAGCCGACCGTCATATGATATTGCCTCTCATAGGATTATCTGTTGTAGCATGGAGTATTATAGAACAAAAAGCTAACAGACCCTTTTTAAAATATACTTACTTTGCCTTTCTTTTAATATTATTTATTTCTACTTATTATTATAGCTCACAATGGCAGAATAGTAAACACTTTTATAGTTATTTAATTAAACAATACCCTCAAGTTATTTCGGGTTGGGGCAACAGAGGTCGTCTCTTTTTAAAAGAACATAAATATAAACTTGCTATTCAAGATTTTAAACAAGCATTAAAATTAAAATCGGACAATTCCAATTTAAATATAAATCTAGGCTTAGCTTATGTTCATTTAAATCAATTTGACAGTGCTTATTATTACTTTTCAGAAGCAATTCGCTGCGATTCGAGCAATTTTAAAGCTTATAGCAACCGGGCCTTAACCTTAATCAAACTAAATAAACCCAACGAAGCTTTAATAGACATAACCAGTTGTGTAATTTTACAACCCAATTTTGCTGAGGGTTGGTTTAATAAGGCTTTAATAGAATTTAGACTTCATTATTACCAGCAAGCCATCGAAAGTTTGAAGCAATCTCGAAATTTAAAAATGGATGAGCGTAAAATTGTTTTACTAGAAGAACAAATAACTTCAGAAATGAAAAAATTAAATCATTCTTCTTTTTATTAA
- the queG gene encoding tRNA epoxyqueuosine(34) reductase QueG → MEKTQWTRLIKQKALSLGFNAIGIAQPELKEFDKAALELYLKNGYHASLHYLKNTIEQRRDIQLLFPGTKSIIIVLAFYLPEIKTNYSKFKIAYYTFSNDYHYIVKSKLAELLNYIKANISNNIDGNIFCDTSPIFEKSYAVSAGLGWIGKHGLLIHPELGSWVVIGGIALNVELEYDRALNLQCPTNCNICINSCPTNAIVEPKIINAAKCVSYLTLENKDPQLPHKNSTYYIAGCDICQLVCPFNKRVSAQQNYFFKLQPHVYWTNDEWLTITTGRFKKFLSKTPISRIGLRALRRNIDAVKNNLFEN, encoded by the coding sequence ATGGAAAAAACTCAATGGACGAGGCTTATTAAGCAAAAAGCACTCTCGTTGGGTTTTAATGCAATTGGTATTGCTCAACCAGAGTTAAAAGAATTTGATAAGGCAGCACTTGAGTTATATTTAAAAAATGGTTATCATGCTTCGTTACATTATCTGAAAAATACAATTGAACAACGTCGTGATATTCAACTTTTATTTCCAGGAACAAAATCAATTATTATTGTTTTAGCCTTCTATCTTCCAGAAATAAAAACAAATTACTCAAAATTTAAAATTGCTTACTATACTTTTTCAAACGATTATCATTATATAGTTAAATCGAAATTAGCCGAATTGCTTAATTATATCAAAGCTAATATATCCAATAATATAGATGGAAATATTTTTTGCGATACATCTCCTATATTTGAAAAATCGTATGCGGTTTCGGCTGGATTAGGGTGGATTGGTAAGCATGGGCTTTTAATTCATCCCGAATTGGGGTCATGGGTGGTTATAGGTGGTATTGCGCTAAATGTGGAGCTTGAATATGATCGTGCGTTAAATTTGCAATGCCCAACCAATTGTAATATTTGTATAAATTCTTGTCCAACTAACGCTATTGTTGAACCTAAAATAATTAATGCGGCTAAATGTGTTTCATACTTAACACTAGAAAATAAAGACCCTCAATTGCCCCATAAAAACTCTACTTATTATATTGCCGGATGTGATATCTGTCAATTAGTCTGTCCATTTAATAAACGTGTTAGTGCTCAGCAAAATTATTTTTTTAAGCTTCAACCACATGTCTATTGGACAAATGACGAATGGCTTACCATTACAACAGGACGTTTTAAGAAATTTTTATCTAAAACTCCTATTAGTAGAATAGGTTTAAGAGCATTAAGGAGAAATATTGATGCAGTAAAAAATAATCTTTTTGAAAATTAA
- the lpxA gene encoding acyl-ACP--UDP-N-acetylglucosamine O-acyltransferase gives MKQPLAYIHPEAKIADNVIIDPFVTIEKNVEIGEGTWIGSNAVIMEGARIGKNCKIYPGAVISAVPQDLKFTGENTVAIIGDNTMIREFVTINRGTKASYKTVVGSNCLLMAYVHVAHDCIVGNNCILANNTTLAGHVEIEDFANLGGLVAVHQFVKIGAHCYISGGSLVRKDVPPFVKAAREPLSYVGVNSIGLRRRNYTNEQIQQIQEIYRYLYLRNLNISQALEYIEKELPVSKERDDIIMFIRNSTRGIMRGYMAGRSNGEF, from the coding sequence ATGAAGCAACCATTAGCATATATTCATCCTGAAGCAAAAATTGCTGATAACGTAATTATCGATCCCTTTGTTACTATTGAAAAAAATGTAGAAATAGGCGAGGGAACTTGGATAGGTTCGAATGCTGTAATTATGGAGGGTGCACGTATCGGTAAAAATTGCAAAATATACCCGGGTGCAGTTATTTCAGCAGTACCACAAGATCTAAAGTTTACCGGCGAAAATACTGTAGCTATAATTGGCGACAATACCATGATAAGAGAATTTGTAACCATCAATCGTGGTACCAAAGCCAGTTATAAAACAGTAGTTGGTAGTAATTGTTTGCTTATGGCTTATGTTCATGTTGCACACGATTGTATAGTCGGAAATAATTGTATTTTAGCCAATAATACCACTTTGGCCGGACATGTTGAAATTGAAGATTTTGCAAATTTAGGCGGATTAGTAGCTGTTCACCAATTTGTAAAAATAGGAGCTCATTGCTATATTTCGGGAGGTAGTTTAGTTCGAAAAGATGTGCCACCTTTTGTAAAGGCTGCTCGTGAACCATTGAGTTATGTAGGAGTTAATTCTATTGGTTTAAGACGAAGAAATTATACCAACGAACAAATTCAACAAATTCAAGAAATTTATCGTTATTTGTATTTACGTAATCTAAATATTTCGCAAGCACTCGAATATATTGAGAAAGAATTGCCCGTATCGAAAGAACGTGATGATATTATTATGTTCATTCGCAATTCAACACGTGGAATAATGAGGGGCTATATGGCAGGAAGATCTAACGGTGAGTTTTAG
- a CDS encoding bifunctional UDP-3-O-[3-hydroxymyristoyl] N-acetylglucosamine deacetylase/3-hydroxyacyl-ACP dehydratase, whose translation MGKMQRTVKMPVSFSGNGLHTGSICNITLKPAPVNHGIIFQRVDIDGNPIIKCHVDNVSHTSRGTSLTENGVTVHTVEHLLSAIYGSEIDNLLIEISGEEVPIMDGSSIAFVNGIENVGIFEQDEPKTFFEIKQPINFTFADTGSEFIALPDDEFNATVLIDYPSEIVNNQYATLTSLPFYKTELASCRTFVFLHELEYLAQNGLVKGGDLNNAIVVVDKKLTKEEVNKIADVLNKPHLEYEPELGLLNNTSLHFSNELARHKLLDFIGDISLVGMPIKGKIFAKKPGHKANVEFAKYLTQIIRKEKNKPALPIIDIYAKPIMDIAEIQKRLPHRYPFLLVDKILKIDENSVIGLKNVTYNEGFFVGHFPNEPVMPGVLIVEAMAQVGGILVLNSVPDPENYATYFLRIEQVRFKKKVIPGDTLVFKLELMSPVRRGIATMKGTAFVGETVVTEGLLTAQIAKKE comes from the coding sequence ATAGGAAAAATGCAGCGAACTGTAAAAATGCCCGTTTCTTTTTCTGGAAATGGTTTGCATACAGGTTCTATATGTAACATTACTCTTAAACCTGCTCCAGTAAATCATGGCATTATTTTTCAGCGTGTAGATATAGATGGTAACCCTATTATAAAATGTCATGTCGATAATGTAAGCCATACCTCACGTGGAACTTCGTTGACCGAAAATGGAGTAACGGTTCATACGGTTGAACATTTATTAAGTGCAATTTATGGCTCGGAAATAGACAATCTGCTTATTGAAATATCGGGCGAAGAAGTCCCCATTATGGATGGAAGTTCTATTGCATTCGTAAATGGAATTGAAAATGTTGGAATATTCGAACAAGACGAACCTAAAACTTTTTTTGAGATAAAACAACCTATAAATTTTACTTTTGCCGATACAGGTAGCGAATTTATAGCTTTGCCCGATGATGAATTTAATGCTACTGTTTTAATTGATTATCCGTCTGAGATTGTAAACAATCAGTATGCAACTTTAACTTCTTTACCTTTTTACAAAACGGAATTAGCTTCTTGTAGAACATTTGTTTTTTTACATGAACTAGAATATTTAGCTCAAAATGGTTTGGTAAAAGGAGGCGATCTTAATAATGCTATTGTAGTAGTTGACAAAAAATTAACCAAAGAAGAGGTTAATAAAATAGCTGATGTTTTAAACAAACCTCATCTTGAATATGAACCCGAGTTAGGACTTTTAAACAACACTTCATTACATTTTTCGAACGAATTAGCACGACATAAACTACTCGATTTTATTGGCGACATATCGTTAGTGGGAATGCCTATCAAGGGAAAGATATTTGCCAAAAAACCAGGGCATAAAGCCAATGTTGAATTTGCTAAATATCTTACGCAAATTATTCGTAAAGAAAAAAACAAACCAGCATTACCAATTATTGATATTTATGCCAAACCTATAATGGATATTGCCGAAATTCAAAAACGCTTACCCCATCGCTATCCCTTTTTATTAGTTGATAAAATATTGAAAATAGACGAAAATAGTGTTATAGGGTTAAAAAATGTAACTTATAACGAAGGTTTTTTTGTTGGTCATTTTCCTAATGAGCCTGTTATGCCCGGAGTACTTATTGTTGAAGCAATGGCACAAGTAGGTGGTATATTAGTGTTAAATTCCGTTCCAGATCCAGAAAATTATGCTACTTACTTTTTAAGAATAGAACAAGTTCGTTTTAAGAAAAAAGTAATTCCAGGTGATACATTGGTTTTCAAGTTAGAGTTGATGAGTCCTGTTCGTCGTGGTATTGCTACTATGAAAGGGACTGCTTTTGTCGGTGAAACTGTTGTTACCGAAGGTTTATTAACGGCACAAATTGCAAAAAAAGAATAA